The nucleotide window GGAAATTTATTGGAGCCCTACCGCAGAGGCAAGGCTTTCAAAAATTGACGGGCGACTCGTTGCCTAAGTAGGGCTTGAGCCGCTCGCACCCAATTAAGTGTGTTCGTTATCCATAGTTGTTGGCACGACCCGCCGTCACTGACGATCATTGACGAGTCGACCCTCAACCCTGACAGGACAGGTTAAAATAATCTACATCTGCTTCTCTACTTTAATAGGCAGCCTCTTGGCCTTTCTTTGACCAACTAGCCGATGTGGGATGGAATCACTTGTTATAATCACTATGGCCATTTTACTTGTCCTTTTTGGGTTCAATATACAGAGGACAAAATCTCCTTATTGAAGATATCAAATTAGGTCCTACTATCTTGTTCCTGGTAGCTCCATTACAAAGAATTTGATAACTAATATTAACCTAAAATCTGAAAAGTAATGTATAGATATATCAGTAATTGAGCTATACCTTAATGTCACGGATAATCCTAAGCTCCAGCTGCAAACATGAGAATAATAGCCCTCATTACTTATGTTTATGTGATTTATATTGAAATGTTTCTGTATCAAGCGATGTAACATTTCAATCACTTCTACACAATTTATAACTCTTCGACAGCCTCAGACGATATAGTATGTGAACTCTTCGATGGCCTCAGAGCATATGGTAAACTCCGGTGTGCTGCAAAGATCCAGTACTTGTTCAGTAGAGGGCGAGGCTTACAAAAATTAAACTCGGAACCAGCAAGTGTGTTCGTTGTCCATAGGTATTGGCACGACCCGCCATCTCTTTAGGGTCATTAACAGGTCGATCCACCCCTGACAGGACAAGGTTAAAGGTTGATTTTGTCGTATTTCGCTGCTTTAGTAAGCACCCTCTTGCTCTTTCACTACACATTGGTGATGACAAAGTAGTTACTTCATAGCTCATACTTCATATATTATGGCTCTGTCCCAACATGGAAAAACGAAACAAATCCCTTCTCTATGTATTATTCTTAAGATGAACTGATTACTGGTGAACTATATACACCTCTGTGTTTGTTTGACTCTACCTTTAAACAGGTTTCAGTATGAGGACGTAAACTTTCATTTCACATGCATGTTTCAAGAAGGAGAAGGGAAAAACTGGGATTAATCATATACATTACAAAACTCAACATAATGTCACAAGGGTAACTCATAGCATTAGCCCCTTTCTGCATTGGCGAGATAAAAAAAACCAATGTCAGACCTTTGAAGTTCAAAACATGACGACTTCTTTTGCAAATACTTGGTCCTAACTATCTATGTTAACCACCGTAACGGATCTTGAGGGATTCTGGAGGCTCTTCTTCCATGATTCCCGAACCTGTTGTAGCCAAGTACTTGCGGATGGTTGTTTTACGGTCTCCAAGGAAAGTGTGATCCAAGAAGTTGTTGTATGCTATATCGTTGAGATTCTTTGCTGCTAATACACTACAAAGGAATACTTAAACCAATTTAGTGTGCATCATATAAGTTGATATTGCAAACACCATTCAGAGGCAGAATATGAAATTCTCAAGTAACTAAAGCATATAAGTAGATTAGCTCGCTCATTTCAGAGccagaaaagaaattgagaaaaGGCAAAATCAAGTCGGTAACAGTTCAAAAGGTATTAGCAAAATATGTAATGAAGATGGATACAAGGCATGGATTCCTGCAGCATAAAGTTACTAAACTAACAATGCAATGGTCTCTGGCACATCTTTCTCCAGTTAAAACTAAACTACCAATCAATTACAGAGCCAATATGATCTTTTAATGCAAGTACAATGACCTAATGAAGTCATTAAAAGATCTATACTTACCAGTGACGAAGGTAAGTTCGGCAAGGTAAGATATCATCCCTCCAAATCTTATCGATGTCATATCGCCCAAATAGCTCAAAATACATTTCCTTACTTCCTGACACCAGAGAGAAAAAATCAGCAGCATGTATTggataacaaaatcaaaacagttCAACTAAAACCATGCATTATTTCTTTGTATCTAGTGATGCTATCTGAAAACTACTAGCTAACTACACTTGTGTTATAGTATACTATCTATAATCATTTCAAGGTTAATTAgtagtaattactaatttaatgGAAGAAGCAGTTAAATTCAAACTAGGGATGATTTACCTTTGCATCTGACTCTGAAAAATTCTTCATCACTATAACGAGCACAAAGCACCTGCATTGATACCCCAAACCAATAAACCAACACCACCAATAACCAAACTAAACCCAAAACCAGGTCAGAGCAAGTTAAATCATTGGTATCACATATTTCACATTTTCCACTCACCGCTCGATTATCAAATGGCTTCCCATCAAGGCTTTCAGGCAGAACCTGCAGGAGGAACAAATAAATTTGAGATTAAAACGCAAAGCTTTAACATTTGCTTTTTTCTCTTTGGTGATTAAAAAGCAAATGTAGGAAGCATTCTAGTTACTTACCGCTAGGAATCGAAATTCAGGCTCCCTATTGATAAAAGCCGGAATCTGAGTAACGTAACAATAAGTTGAGATTAGCTCACTCACACTAGTTCCCCTTCTATCTCAAACACTCAATAGGCACTGAAAGTCTGAAACACATATAGTCCTAATTTCTTACCTCCGATTTTTCAATCTCAAACACCGTCACTATAAGGCTTTCGCCTTCATAAGGCTCCACACTCAAACTCGAAATCTCCTGCAACATTTACCAAAATTACAAAGTTAACGACTTCAAATTAGAATTTGGAATTCAGACCaaaagttaagcttgcttgtttcattttctttcacctACCTTGGTTTCAGGCCTGGCAATGCCACGCTCGAAGAAAATCGGGGCCATGTGAGCGAAGACTCGCCGGAATCCGTTCAACCGCGCCACTCTGAAGTTGATCAGCTCCGGAAATGTACTCCTCGCGCTTCTCTCTGGTTCCCGATCACACACCCGCACCGTTTAACAGGTAACCGTACGGAAACAAACAGGGACCAAAAAGACGAAGGATTACgtaccggagaggagagagccGAAGCCGCAGATGGAGATGTAACCATCGGGCGAGACGATGGTTTCGAATTCGGACTCGTCGTTGAGCTCGATCGGTTGGGGTGGTTGAGTCGCCGGAGAGACTGATCGGCCGGAATCGGAGGACATGGCGACCGGAGATGGATAGCGGTGATGGGAGGAGCGGAGGAGAGGAGTGTGGGTGGAGCTGTGGAGGGTTGGGAAGGTGAGGTGGCAGTGGGAGTGGGAGAGAGGTTGGCGGTGAGGACACGCGCCGGGAGCGAGTGATTGAGGAGATGGAAGGAGGGAGAGACGGAGAGCAGTGGTAGTCATGAGCAACGGAGACAACGAACACAGCGGCGGGCACTGAATGACGTGCGCTTGAGCGAGGGTAATACTAATGGACGGTTAGATATCAtcgagtaattttctataacgGCTGGGATCAGTTAGATCTATTACTTGCACCGTCCgtgcatagaagaattttccttttttcttaaattttttttaatggcaTCACCGGTATGATTGAATTGAGAACTATATCGTACATTGTTCCACTTGTCCCAAAAATTGATATCTAAGATTACATGTACATTATACACAGTTCTACATGTTTCAAAATTTGGTGCCTTCGACAGATTTCACATATGGTACCTTAGCCAGATCCCAAAAACTACACATGTTAGCCAAGTAGGTGTATATGTACATAGTGCAAAAAATGGCCTGTTAGACTTGGCAAAAAATTGTTGATGCTAGTAGTTAAGATTAACTATTTTACATCAGATACTCGGAGGAGTCTTCAGCTGATTCTGTAATGTCAGATTCATTGTTTGCAGAAGGTAACAATTCTTTTAAAATTTCAACTGAGATGTCGTCCCTGCTAGACAGAAACAATCATGTCAGTTTGGAATCAGAGGGAAGTATAAATTGTGCATCTTATTTGTCTGCATGAGGAGTAGTGTTATTGTTATCATTATATTGAGTTCATATATCCATTGAGACAATACTCGAAAAAAGTgacttaaaaatcattttgagAGTTGAGACACATGCACATCTGCGTCTTCATTGTGTATTCAGCCGTGATTGCAGATGAGATCATAAGACAATATTTTCTCTATGAAGTAAAAGTTATTGTCGATAACATACAAAATTTAACTGTCAGTGTGAAATtttgtatacatatatatatatgttatttatGTGTACATATTTCGAAAAGTAAGAACTTTGTggaaatgaatgaaacattTCAGAAAATTATTGACAGAAATGACATATCATATGAATTTTGTTTTGATATTTCAaaggctaaatactagttagtaccctatggtttagatccaaaatcaattcagtccctagacttctaatttcatcaaaaacacccctacactttcaattttgatctaataggtccaattcattaatattatgttatgggttcaagttatagttggattatttattgaaaaactatttatttttaatagtaggactcactcctaaattgactatgcagaccacctcaacAACACAttataaaacataggccatatatgagccacatcaATAAGTTAAATAACtaaattgtcggaaaactaacaaattggacttattagatcaaaattgaaagtataggggtgtttttgaagaaattaaaagtttagggactgaattgattttagacctaaaccacagggtagtaatttgtatttagccctatttCAAATTTACGGCTTGCCTTATACTAAGGTGAACTCGGTGGTGGAATAACCGAGTACTCGGTTTCATAGGTGAAGATACCCTTTACCAGCTTATGACTTGGACAATGATGAAAGAAATTGGCGTTTAGGAACTAGAGAAGGTCTTGAGTAGTTGAGTTGTGAGAGAAGGAAATGCTATGGCTTATGGGTGGTATTTATAGATACTCATGGGATGAGTCATGACTTACAAGGGCGAACGCACCCTATAGCTACCTACTGTGAATTAGCAAGTGTCCCAGTAGATGCAGGCTGTACTTACTATGCTCTTGGATATATCCAGGGGTCAATCAAAGCACCCCAGCCCCAGTTATACTATAGTACGTACCTAATTGGCTCTGGATGGAATGGGTCATCATGTTCTAGATGTTCTTATTTGCACTCTCTCTTTGAAATTCCAGTAGTTGACTTTTTACAGTTTAGCTAGTTTAGACTTCATGTTAAGTCTAACATGTTGAAAGTGAGTGCTCCTTGATAGCGACATTAATTCCTTGCCTCAATCAAGCCTGATCTCTACCTCAAATAAAGCTCATTAACACTAATATCTTCTGGAAATGTACGTCAGTTATTGTATTAGCATTGATATTAGGCTAATCTTGTGGATCTTGCTATAATATGCGGTTATTGTTAGGCATGTAATACTctgctatatatatgtgtaaacTTGTAAATCATTCATTAATGGAAATCATATTCAACACTCCTTTTTCCACGTTAGGATGAGAAATTTGGCTTTTCACAAGTTAGAATTAGCCCATTTGAGGCGGCATCTTAGACTAGAATGACAATTCAACAAGAAAAATATTAATTCTTTGAAAAACCCCCTTGCCTAAGCTCAAGCTCTGATCTACAGGGTGAGCTTCATCCTTAGCTATAAATACCACCTCCAGGGCTCATACTTTCTCACACCAATATCAATATTCACTTAGCTTCTTCCACATTTCAATTTTCTCACTTCAGCTCCTTAATCATCATCATGGGTGTGTTCACTTATGAAACTGAGTTCACCTCTGTCATCCCACCACCAAGACTCTACAAGGCCTTTGTTCTTGATGCTGATAACCTCATCCCCAAGATCGCCCCACAGGCTGTGAAGAGTGCTGAAATCGTTCAAGGCGATGGAGGTGTTGGAACCATCAAGAAGATTCACCTCGGTGAAGGAAGCGAATACAGCTATGTGAAGCATCAGATTGATGGACTTGACAAAGACAACTTTGTGTACAAATACAGTATAATTGAAGGTGATGCTATCGGAGACAAAGTTGAGAAAATCTCCTACGAGATTAAGTTGGTGGCATCTCCAAGTGGAGGCTccatcatcaagagcaccagCCACTACCATTGCAAAGGTGAGGTTGAGATCAAGGAAGAGCATGTCAAGGCCGGAAAAGAAAGAGCCGCTGGTTTGTTCAAGATCATTGAGAACCACCTTTTGGCCAACCCTGAGGCCTACAACTAAATCAAACTATGATAATGCTACTGCATTATACTGTGTCGTTGTGTCATGTTCTTTATATATTTGGTGTGGCTTTGatattcatttccttttctATCGTACCAAGCCAGAGATTGTTTTGGTTTGCAGTCGCAGTGATGACGAATTGTGAAGTTTTTACATTTCATTTGAATAAGTAAAGAATAAAACATTTGTTCCTCTTCATATATACAAATCTGTGGTCTTCAGGTTTTTGCCAGGAACACCATTTTGAGGTTCAAAATGCAGTAACTATGATggaaagcatatatatatgatataccGGACAGCAGGGCCGGGAGTCAGTTGGACCCTTGATGAAGTTGTATATATAGTCTGGTAGAGAGTTATCTGGCAAGTGACTGATTAAAGTCTTtagtaattgttaatttttaaTATAACAGTGTTAGAATTGACCAATTAATCTGGCTAGAGGAATCTTATTCACTAAAACTCCAGTCTTTTCATCGATCATAACCATTTTGATTAGGAGAGGCTCATTCTTTAGAGAAGTTCCAtaatggaaaatgatttgtggcttCAATGAgacctaagatttgtggcctcaattctaggtgtcatgtcatgtcacatatacacatcacctatttgccaaatcatgccatgtaattcttgagtaaaaagactatcttatcattccaaaatctaatggctctaaattattttcgttttcatctaaaaataaaatattgtttaaggatatctctatttgtgtttggcccaaactctaggttacttgacctagtggtaatagggtttaattagaagaatctagagattatctttccttgtatgattctaactctatgcattgtaatcctctatataaagaggcccatattatcaatgagaatacacagcgattatctctcaattctcgtttccctaaaacacgttatcagcacgagccctaaccctgaaacaaatagccaaaccctgattcaagaagctaaaaaccttgaatccgaatacaaacccttgaagccttttctacctccacctcacaccttgaagaactcgatcccaggagtctGGAACCGGCAACCCCAcctcaagaaccggccggaaaaccaccgaaccggccaccggaagctctatacaactagcagcaaatattccatcggttcaccatcttccggacctccaatttccaccacaTTTTGATAGCAGAAGCCTCTTCATCTGAAGTTTCAAGAACCGGAAGAAAAACTCTGAAAACCGGTCTAAAACCCACTGAACCGGCCGACTAAAGGTccggcagaagaagaaaagaagaaaagaagaaaagaagaagaaagagagaagaaaagaagacccAGCCcaaaagaagcccagaagcccaagcccactgaCGCAGACCCCACTGCCATGTCAGCACCTTGgtccactgccacatcagcaaacagggacccactgccacgtcagcaggtcAGCGGTCATCGATCAACTGTCAACTCCGGTCAACTATTTCCCGGCGACTTTTCCTGCCATTTTCCGACGACTTCCCggcacttttccggcgacttttcaggCCATTTTCCGCAactttttccggcgacctatttcgaggtattttttactaagcattcccctttttttagagtttttaaattcaatttctcttctttttcggggacttgtaacctcccttcttctacccccctttcttcattataggggagaccaaattaagcagaactgtgggggttcgtgctcactccaagcttagagcttgttgagatctccaaactt belongs to Rosa chinensis cultivar Old Blush chromosome 4, RchiOBHm-V2, whole genome shotgun sequence and includes:
- the LOC112198279 gene encoding uncharacterized protein LOC112198279; protein product: MTTTALRLSLLPSPQSLAPGACPHRQPLSHSHCHLTFPTLHSSTHTPLLRSSHHRYPSPVAMSSDSGRSVSPATQPPQPIELNDESEFETIVSPDGYISICGFGSLLSERSARSTFPELINFRVARLNGFRRVFAHMAPIFFERGIARPETKEISSLSVEPYEGESLIVTVFEIEKSEIPAFINREPEFRFLAVLPESLDGKPFDNRAVLCARYSDEEFFRVRCKGSKEMYFELFGRYDIDKIWRDDILPCRTYLRHCVLAAKNLNDIAYNNFLDHTFLGDRKTTIRKYLATTGSGIMEEEPPESLKIRYGG
- the LOC112200569 gene encoding major strawberry allergen Fra a 1.08, which encodes MGVFTYETEFTSVIPPPRLYKAFVLDADNLIPKIAPQAVKSAEIVQGDGGVGTIKKIHLGEGSEYSYVKHQIDGLDKDNFVYKYSIIEGDAIGDKVEKISYEIKLVASPSGGSIIKSTSHYHCKGEVEIKEEHVKAGKERAAGLFKIIENHLLANPEAYN